Genomic window (Tolypothrix sp. NIES-4075):
AGCAGCACTAGAGCGGGGAGATGTAGCGGCGATCGCAGCCGCAACTGGTACAGGACCGCTGTTAAAATCAAAGGGTTATCCAGTCATTGATGAAGCAACTAAACACCCAGATTTACCAGGAACCAGCGTAACTGTGGCAACAGTTGCTTTCCTTGCCAAACATCCAGATTTTCCCCAAAAGTGGAATCAGATTAAACAAGCATCTGTCAAAAATATCAAAGTGAATCCAGAAGCTTACTACAAGTTTCATACTGAGGTTTCGGGATATCCAATTGATGTTATCAAGGCTTCTTTCCCTCTAGAACAATTTCCCGAAGAACCCTTCCCGACTCAAGGATTGCAATTGTTGGAAGGTACAAAGAAATTTTTAGTCTCACAGAAATTAGCCAAGTCTGATTTTAAGTTAAATGATTGGATTGTGCCACAACAGTAAAAGTGAACTTTAATTATGCAAAGGGGACGAAAATTTTTATACTTTATAGTGTGATTAAATTGCTCTTGGTCTATTATGAAAGTTATTCTACCTGTAGAACTTGCTGATAATATTGAGCCGTTGTTACCCTCAGATATTACATCTGTACGTGTAGATAGTGAAGGTAATTTTGATGGCGATCCGAGTGAAGCAGAAGTTTATCTCAACGGGTTCAAGTTGAAAAATACTACCCTGCACAAAGTTTTAGCAACAGCACCAACAATTCGCTGGCAACATACACCTAGTGCTGGTGTAAATCATATTCTCACACCCACATTTTTGTCACACGATATAATTCTGACCAATGGTTCAGGAGTTCATGCTATTCCCATAGCGGAATTTGTACTGAACTTGATGCTTTATCACGCCAAAAATGTTCGTAAATTGGAAGATTTGCAGGCTAATCACCACTGGTTAAAGTCGTTAGAATTGCAAGAATTATACAATAAAACTTTATTTATTATTGGAACGGGAAATATTGGACAAGAAATTGCTCTGCGTGCCAAAGCCTTCGGAATGCAAATTTGGGGTAGTCGCCGAAATCCTGAACCATTACCAAATTTTGATAAAATAGTTGGTGCGAATGAATGGAAAGCGCTTCTGAACGAGGCAGATTATGTAGTAGTTGCCACACCTTTAACACCAGAAACAAAAGGCTTGATTAATGCCGAGACATTACAATTAATGCGGAAGAGTGCCTATCTAATTAATATTGCTCGTGGTGCAATTGTAGATGAAAATGCCTTACTGACTGCTTTGCGTGATGGGTGGATTGCTGGTGCGGGATTAGATACTTTTGAAACGGAACCACTACCAACAGAAAGTCCCTTTTGGTCTTTGCCTAATGCATTTATAACACCTCATTGTTCAGCACTTACACCACAACTTCGTAGCCGGATTGTGAAGTTATTCCTCGACAATTTGACAAGTTATCAAAGAGGAGAAAAACTACGCGATGTCGTGGATAAAAATGCTGGTTACTGATAATGACTATCTACAATTCCATTGGCAAAGTCTACTCTAATTCGCGTCTTCCCGATTTGAGGATTGTAAATTCTCTAATTAATTTACTCAACCTACCAAAGAAAAGTATTATTGCTGATATTGGTGCTGGTACAGGAGGTTATAGTCGAGCGATCGCTCAACAAGGATATTCAGTTTACGCTGTCGAACCTTCATCGGTCATGCGTTCTCAATCTGTCGAACATGCACGGGTTAAATATTTTGCAGGTTATGCAGAAGATATTCCTTTAGCGAATGCATCAGTCGATGGAGTGATTTGTATTTTAGCAATGCATCATTTTTCTGACTTAAGCAAAGCAGTTAGAGAAATGCATCGGATTAGCAAAAAAGGAGCATTAGTTTTTTTAACATTTGACCCTCGGCTTTGTGAAAAGCTTTGGTTAGTTGACTATTTCCCTGTATATCGTGATTATGATTTCCGGGTTTTTCCACCGATAAATGATGTTGTTGAACTAATCCCAAATTATACCCAAAGAACCGTTGAAATTTATATTTTGAAACTTCCCCATGATTTAACAGATATGTTTGCTGCATCTGGATGGAGAAGACCAGAAATATATTTAAATCCGGAAGTTCGTGCGAATATATCAGCTTTGGCTTTAGCTGATGCAGATGAAGTTGAAAAGGGAGTTATCAGACTTCAAGAAGATTTGGAAACTGGAAAATGGAATGTGAAATATGGAGAAATCAGAAACTTATCAGAAATTGATGTCGGTTATCGCTTTTTGTGTGCGAAAAGATGAATTTGACGATTGCCCAAGCTTGTTTTCTCTTCATCGTTGTTGATTTATGACGGGATAGTAACTTTAGGAAACTGTCGGATCGTCAAACAAGAGGAAAAGGGGCAGTTCTTGCACTCTAGCAGGGGGGAAACCCCATAAATAAATTTAGGGGCTTGAAACAAGGACGCATCATTTCTCGTGCTATGCATCTCGAAATAAATATTTTTGCTTTTGTGCATAAATAAATTTAGGGGCTTGAAACCATGAGTGCAGAGGGATT
Coding sequences:
- a CDS encoding D-2-hydroxyacid dehydrogenase, translating into MKVILPVELADNIEPLLPSDITSVRVDSEGNFDGDPSEAEVYLNGFKLKNTTLHKVLATAPTIRWQHTPSAGVNHILTPTFLSHDIILTNGSGVHAIPIAEFVLNLMLYHAKNVRKLEDLQANHHWLKSLELQELYNKTLFIIGTGNIGQEIALRAKAFGMQIWGSRRNPEPLPNFDKIVGANEWKALLNEADYVVVATPLTPETKGLINAETLQLMRKSAYLINIARGAIVDENALLTALRDGWIAGAGLDTFETEPLPTESPFWSLPNAFITPHCSALTPQLRSRIVKLFLDNLTSYQRGEKLRDVVDKNAGY
- a CDS encoding class I SAM-dependent methyltransferase — translated: MTIYNSIGKVYSNSRLPDLRIVNSLINLLNLPKKSIIADIGAGTGGYSRAIAQQGYSVYAVEPSSVMRSQSVEHARVKYFAGYAEDIPLANASVDGVICILAMHHFSDLSKAVREMHRISKKGALVFLTFDPRLCEKLWLVDYFPVYRDYDFRVFPPINDVVELIPNYTQRTVEIYILKLPHDLTDMFAASGWRRPEIYLNPEVRANISALALADADEVEKGVIRLQEDLETGKWNVKYGEIRNLSEIDVGYRFLCAKR